One part of the Numenius arquata chromosome 24, bNumArq3.hap1.1, whole genome shotgun sequence genome encodes these proteins:
- the LRRN2 gene encoding leucine-rich repeat neuronal protein 2 — MLPVSLSCLGGSWSHRPKMRRFQTSSLLLCVVAATAIPIVPWKVKCPPQCVCQIRPWYTPRSVYREAATVDCNDLFISAVPEDLPEGTQTLLLQSNNIARLEQSELDYLRNLSELDLSQNSFSDVWDFGLKSMPQLLSLHLEENQLSELPDGSFPGLGNLQELYLNHNQLRRIAPRAFSGLSSLLRLHLNSNLLRMVDSRWFQMLPSLEILMIGGNRVDAILDMNFRPLLNLRSLVLAGMNLREISDYALEGLRSLESLSFYDNKLVNVPKRALQQVPGLKFLDLNKNPLQRVKQSDFTNMLHLKELGLNNMEELVSIDQFALINLPELTKLDVTNNPKLSFIHPNAFHHLPQLETLMLNNNALSALHKQTVKSLPNLQEISIHSNPIRCDCVIRWVNSTENHIRFIEPQSTLCAEPPDLKRRHIRDVPFREMTDRCLPLISTKSFPSHLEVADGDNISLHCRALAEPDPEIYWVTPSGVKLIPYAEDGQYKVHPEGTLEIHGISAREAGLYTCVAHNLLGADTKSVSVVVNHSFPLSEDSLELVVADVQTYHILVAWKPHLNTVSSNLTWSSFLLSSNLDMTNVARIPMGTHTYNITRLHQDTEYWACLHVAFVDLQAKVACVNARTKEASHRYWLLEGRQSLLTVLVLCLLLLAASLVARYGIGAEPRRARELLRGATAIRVVYPPLTQPWAWGQRGGQLLTVEVQAAPLDC; from the coding sequence ATGCTCCCTGTGAGCCTTTCCTGCCTGGGAGGAAGCTGGTCCCACCGGCCGAAAATGAGACGCTTCCAAACCAGCTCGCTTCTGCTCTGCGTGGTGGCCGCCACCGCCATCCCCATCGTGCCCTGGAAGGTCAAATGCCCCCCGCAGTGCGTCTGCCAGATCAGGCCGTGGTACACCCCCCGCTCGGTGTACCGAGAGGCTGCCACGGTGGACTGCAATGACCTGTTCATCTCCGCCGTGCCCGAAGACCTGCCGGAGGGGACCCAGACCCTGCTGTTGCAAAGCAACAACATcgccaggctggagcagagcgAGCTGGACTATCTCAGAAACCTCTCGGAGCTGGACCTGTCGCAGAACAGCTTCTCTGACGTCTGGGACTTTGGCCTGAAGAGCATGCCCCAGCTTCTCAGCCTGCACCTGGAGGAGAACCAGCTTTCTGAGTTGCCCGATGGCAGCTTCCCTGGGCTGGGCAACCTGCAGGAGCTCTACCTGAACCACAACCAGCTCCGCAGGATCGCTCCCCGTGCCTTCTCCGGCCTCAGCAGTCTGCTACGCCTCCACCTCAACTCCAACCTGCTGAGGATGGTCGACAGCCGCTGGTTCCAGATGCTCCCCAGCCTGGAGATCCTCATGATCGGGGGCAACAGGGTGGATGCAATCTTGGATATGAATTTCAGGCCCCTGTTGAACCTGCGGAGTTTGGTTTTAGCTGGGATGAACCTGAGGGAGATCTCAGACTATGCTCTGGAAGGGCTGCGGAGCCTGGAGAGTCTCTCTTTCTACGACAACAAGCTCGTGAACGTCCCCAAGCGGGCACTGCAGCAAGTTCCTGGCCTCAAGTTCCTGGATCTGAACAAAAACCCATTGCAGAGGGTCAAGCAAAGCGACTTCACGAACATGCTGCacctcaaagagctggggctcaaCAACATGGAGGAACTGGTGTCCATAGACCAGTTTGCCTTGATCAACCTCCCTGAGCTGACCAAGCTAGATGTGACCAACAACCCCAAGCTGTCCTTCATCCACCCCAACGCATTCCACCACCTTCCCCAACTGGAAACCCTCATGCTCAACAACAATGCCCTAAGTGCCTTGCATAAGCAGACGGTCAAGTCCCTGCCCAACCTGCAGGAGATCAGCATCCACAGCAACCCCATCCGCTGCGACTGCGTCATCCGCTGGGTCAACAGCACAGAAAACCACATCCGCTTCATCGAACCCCAGTCCACGCTGTGCGCCGAGCCCCCTGACCTCAAGAGGAGACACATTCGGGATGTCCCCTTCCGGGAGATGACGGACCGGTGCCTGCCTCTCATCTCCACCAAGAGCTTCCCCTCCCACTTAGAGGTGGCGGATGGTGACAATATCTCTTTGCATTGCCGAGCCCTGGCAGAACCAGACCCAGAGATCTACTGGGTCACTCCTTCAGGAGTGAAGCTGATCCCTTATGCAGAAGATGGGCAGTACAAGGTGCACCCCGAAGGGACGCTGGAGATTCATGGGATCTCGGCTCGGGAGGCTGGGCTCTACACCTGCGTGGCTCACAACCTCCTCGGGGCAGACACCAAGAGCGTCAGCGTGGTGGTCAACCACTCCTTCCCTCTCAGCGAGGACAgcctggagctggtggtggcagATGTCCAGACCTACCACATCCTGGTTGCCTGGAAGCCGCACCTCAACACCGTCTCCTCCAACCTCACCTGGTCCAGTTTCTTGCTCAGCTCCAACTTGGACATGACCAACGTGGCCCGCATCCCCATGGGGACCCACACGTACAACATCACCCGGCTCCACCAGGACACGGAGTACTGGGCTTGCCTCCACGTGGCCTTTGTAGACTTGCAGGCCAAAGTAGCTTGTGTGAACGCCAGGACTAAAGAGGCTTCCCACCGCTACTGGCTCctggagggcaggcagagcctcCTGACAGTGCTGGTCCTCTGTCTCCTGCTTCTTGCTGCCAGCCTGGTGGCTCGCTACGGCATCGGGGCAGAGCCCAGGAGGGCCAGGGAGCTGCTGCGGGGTGCCACGGCCATACGTGTGGTCTATCCCCCCCTCACCCAGCCCTGGGCTtgggggcagcgcggggggcagCTCCTGACCGTGGAGGTGCAAGCAGCCCCCCTGGACTGCTGA
- the MDM4 gene encoding protein Mdm4 isoform X1 → MTSSSSAQHPAAENACRITLGQVNQVRPKLPLLKILQAAGAQGETFTLKEVMHYLGQYIMVRQLYDKRQQHMVYCGGDQLGELLGLESFSVKDPSPVYDMLKRNLTSAAMTDAAQNLPKEQSVDKPSQDQLKFSRQEGSDPGVMEGESNASALSTSEQKCENYEDKDLIENLSKSKKPKLDLVFEEWDVAGLPWWFLGNLRSNYKSRSNGSTDIQTNQDIDTAVVSDTTDDLWFLNECPSDQSSAAVKGETGDCEEVKEGDQKVTEDACLHDLEDSQCLSDDTDTEATSEDCWQCTKCKKFNSPGKRYCYRCWALRKDWYSDCPKLAHSLSLSNIDAMQNKPDDEGIDVPDCRRTISAPVGQPKDLYVVENKPHVDPCSSIESLDLARECESKESLLHFTEHKKEEEIQSLESIKKLLNPCFLCHHRPRDGNIVHGRTAHLVACFKCAKMLKKRRSPCPVCRKEIEMVIRIFMG, encoded by the exons ATGACATCTTCAAGCTCTGCCCAGCATCCAGCAGCTGAGAATGCCTGCAGAATCACACTTGGACAAGTTAACCAG GTGAGACCCAAACTGCCGCTTCTGAAGATTCTGCAGGCTGCGGGCGCCCAAGGGGAAACCTTCACCCTGAAGGAG GTTATGCATTACCTAGGACAGTATATCATGGTGAGGCAGCTATATGACAAAAGACAGCAACACATGGTCTACTGCGGAGGAGATCAGCTGGGAGAACTGCTGGGACTGGAGAGCTTCTCTGTAAAAGATCCAAG CCCAGTCTATGACATGTTGAAACGGAACCTGACTTCTGCTGCCATGACAG ATGCTGCACAGAATCTCCCAAAGGAACAGAGCGTCGATAAGCCAAGCCAAGACCAGCTGAAG TTTAGCCGGCAAGAAGGTTCTGACCCTGGCGTCATGGAGGGCGAAAGCAATGCTTCTGCTTTGTCTACCTCAGAGCAAAAATGTGAGAATTACGAAG ACAAAGACTTAATAGAAAACCTCTCTAAAAGCAAGAAGCCTAAACTGGACCTAGTGTTTGAGGAATGGGATGTAGCTGGTCTTCCATGGTGGTTTTTAGGCAACCTCAGAAGCAATTACAAGTCCAGAAGTAATGGATCAACAGATATTCAGACTAACCAG GACATAGACACTGCCGTTGTCTCAGATACTACTGATGACTTGTGGTTCCTCAACGAGTGCCCGTCGGATCAGAGCAGCGCCGCAGTCAAGGGGGAAACGGGTGACTGTGAGGAAGTGAAAGAAGGTGACCAAAAG GTGACCGAGGATGCATGTTTGCATGACTTGGAGGATTCTCAGTGCTTAAGCGATGACACGGATACAGAAGCTACTTCTGAG GACTGCTGGCAATGTACCAAATGCAAGAAATTTAACTCTCCGGGCAAACGGTACTGTTACCGCTGCTGGGCCTTACGGAAGGACTGGTACTCAGATTGTCCCAAACTGGCTCATTCTCTTTCTCTGTCCAACATTGATGCTATGCAAAACAAACCCGATGATGAAGGGATAGACGTCCCGGACTGCCGAAGGACTATTTCTGCTCCCGTTGGCCAACCCAAAGACCTGTACGTGGTAGAAAACAAACCACACGTAGATCCCTGCAGCTCCATTGAGTCTTTGGATTTGGCACGAGAATGTGAAAGCAAAGAGTCTCTGCTGCATTTCACTGAGcataaaaaggaggaagaaatacagtCTTTAGAGAgtataaaaaaattactgaatccTTGCTTCTTATGTCATCATAGACCACGGGATGGCAATATTGTCCATGGAAGGACTGCTCACCTTGTGGCCTGTTTCAAGTGTGCAAAGATGCTGAAGAAAAGGAGATCACCTTGTCCAGTGTGCAGGAAGGAGATTGAGATGGTGATCAGGATCTTTATGGGGTAG
- the MDM4 gene encoding protein Mdm4 isoform X2, protein MTSSSSAQHPAAENACRITLGQVNQVRPKLPLLKILQAAGAQGETFTLKEVTEDACLHDLEDSQCLSDDTDTEATSEDCWQCTKCKKFNSPGKRYCYRCWALRKDWYSDCPKLAHSLSLSNIDAMQNKPDDEGIDVPDCRRTISAPVGQPKDLYVVENKPHVDPCSSIESLDLARECESKESLLHFTEHKKEEEIQSLESIKKLLNPCFLCHHRPRDGNIVHGRTAHLVACFKCAKMLKKRRSPCPVCRKEIEMVIRIFMG, encoded by the exons ATGACATCTTCAAGCTCTGCCCAGCATCCAGCAGCTGAGAATGCCTGCAGAATCACACTTGGACAAGTTAACCAG GTGAGACCCAAACTGCCGCTTCTGAAGATTCTGCAGGCTGCGGGCGCCCAAGGGGAAACCTTCACCCTGAAGGAG GTGACCGAGGATGCATGTTTGCATGACTTGGAGGATTCTCAGTGCTTAAGCGATGACACGGATACAGAAGCTACTTCTGAG GACTGCTGGCAATGTACCAAATGCAAGAAATTTAACTCTCCGGGCAAACGGTACTGTTACCGCTGCTGGGCCTTACGGAAGGACTGGTACTCAGATTGTCCCAAACTGGCTCATTCTCTTTCTCTGTCCAACATTGATGCTATGCAAAACAAACCCGATGATGAAGGGATAGACGTCCCGGACTGCCGAAGGACTATTTCTGCTCCCGTTGGCCAACCCAAAGACCTGTACGTGGTAGAAAACAAACCACACGTAGATCCCTGCAGCTCCATTGAGTCTTTGGATTTGGCACGAGAATGTGAAAGCAAAGAGTCTCTGCTGCATTTCACTGAGcataaaaaggaggaagaaatacagtCTTTAGAGAgtataaaaaaattactgaatccTTGCTTCTTATGTCATCATAGACCACGGGATGGCAATATTGTCCATGGAAGGACTGCTCACCTTGTGGCCTGTTTCAAGTGTGCAAAGATGCTGAAGAAAAGGAGATCACCTTGTCCAGTGTGCAGGAAGGAGATTGAGATGGTGATCAGGATCTTTATGGGGTAG